One region of Syntrophobacter fumaroxidans MPOB genomic DNA includes:
- a CDS encoding winged helix-turn-helix domain-containing protein produces MRLLVVEDEKKVASFIRKGLEEEGYAVDVALDGEVGLQMAMDRVHDLIILDIQLPRLSGMELLRSLRAKRISTPVLLLTVRATIEDKVLGLDAGADDYLTKPFSFRELVARVRALLRRRAESSQTELRVADLTLDPVRHTVSRGSEKIELTAKEFALLDYFMRNPDRVLTRTMIAEHVWDYDFDSMTNVIDVYVNYLRRKIDSDREPKLIHTVRGVGYMLKTE; encoded by the coding sequence ATGCGGCTCCTGGTGGTGGAAGACGAGAAGAAAGTCGCGAGCTTTATCCGTAAAGGGCTGGAAGAAGAGGGTTATGCGGTGGACGTGGCCCTGGACGGCGAGGTTGGCCTCCAGATGGCCATGGACCGGGTGCACGATCTGATCATCCTGGACATCCAGCTTCCGCGCCTGAGCGGAATGGAACTGCTCCGGTCGCTGCGCGCAAAACGGATTTCGACGCCTGTCCTGCTGCTCACCGTGAGGGCGACCATCGAAGACAAGGTCCTCGGTCTGGATGCTGGCGCCGACGACTACCTGACCAAGCCCTTCTCTTTCCGCGAACTGGTCGCGCGGGTGCGCGCCCTGTTGAGGCGCCGGGCGGAAAGCAGTCAGACCGAGCTCCGGGTAGCCGACCTGACGCTCGATCCGGTCAGGCACACAGTGTCGAGAGGTTCGGAAAAGATCGAGCTCACGGCCAAGGAGTTCGCGCTTCTCGACTATTTCATGCGCAATCCGGACCGGGTCCTGACCAGGACCATGATTGCCGAACACGTCTGGGATTATGATTTCGACTCGATGACGAATGTCATCGACGTTTACGTGAATTATCTTCGCCGCAAGATCGATTCCGACCGCGAACCGAAGCTCATCCATACCGTTCGCGGGGTCGGCTACATGCTGAAGACGGAGTGA
- a CDS encoding FAD binding domain-containing protein, producing MTNVLIPESMEELRRILETHPGARVYAGGTDLLVKMRSGLEAVPPCLVCLERIAELDAVSEHGEVVRIGACVTHTRLLADPVATEHLPVLVRAVEVLGSRLIRNMGTIGGNVCTASPAGDTLPPLYVLDAELELRGGTGSRIVALKDFIKGPGQTVLGENEILAAVRIRKPRMFNLFHYEKVGQRKGLCCSAVSLAAMLRVSSGGVVEDAALAWGSVGPTVVRSREIERMLIGKELTAERMREAAAEVGKIVSPISDVRADAAYRRAVAGNLLLRLAARDGSSP from the coding sequence ATGACGAACGTCCTGATACCCGAATCGATGGAGGAGCTCCGGCGGATCCTGGAAACGCACCCCGGGGCGCGGGTCTATGCCGGGGGCACGGACCTTCTGGTGAAAATGCGAAGCGGCCTCGAAGCCGTGCCGCCCTGCCTGGTCTGTCTCGAAAGAATAGCGGAGCTTGACGCGGTGAGCGAACACGGGGAGGTGGTGCGTATCGGCGCCTGCGTCACGCACACCCGGCTCCTGGCCGATCCCGTGGCGACCGAACACCTGCCGGTCCTGGTCCGGGCGGTTGAAGTGCTGGGGTCGCGGCTCATCCGGAACATGGGGACCATCGGCGGAAATGTGTGCACGGCCTCCCCCGCGGGCGACACCCTCCCGCCGCTCTATGTGCTCGATGCGGAACTGGAGCTGCGCGGCGGGACCGGAAGTCGAATCGTGGCCCTGAAGGACTTCATCAAAGGGCCCGGGCAGACGGTCCTCGGCGAGAACGAAATCCTGGCCGCCGTTCGCATCAGAAAGCCTCGGATGTTCAACTTGTTCCATTATGAAAAGGTCGGGCAGCGCAAGGGGCTTTGCTGCTCGGCCGTGAGCCTCGCCGCAATGCTGCGCGTCTCCTCGGGGGGCGTGGTCGAGGACGCCGCCCTGGCGTGGGGAAGCGTCGGCCCGACGGTCGTGAGGTCCCGGGAGATCGAACGAATGCTGATTGGCAAAGAGCTCACCGCGGAGCGGATGAGGGAGGCTGCAGCGGAAGTCGGGAAAATCGTTTCCCCCATAAGTGACGTGCGCGCCGATGCCGCATACCGCCGTGCCGTTGCCGGAAACCTGCTGCTGCGGCTGGCGGCTCGGGACGGGTCTTCCCCTTGA